Proteins co-encoded in one Polaromonas vacuolata genomic window:
- the pqqD gene encoding pyrroloquinoline quinone biosynthesis peptide chaperone PqqD has product MTSTTTPSSTAPSNPDMSLPAFPRLSKIYRMQYEEVQSAWVLLYPEGMVKLNQSAAEILRRCNGERTVADIVADLELAFNTTALAPQVNDMLQEGMRRGWIT; this is encoded by the coding sequence ATGACTAGCACTACAACACCCAGCAGCACGGCACCAAGCAATCCGGATATGAGCTTGCCTGCGTTTCCGCGTTTATCGAAGATTTACCGTATGCAGTACGAAGAAGTGCAAAGCGCTTGGGTGCTGCTCTATCCCGAAGGCATGGTCAAGCTCAATCAAAGCGCTGCCGAGATTTTGCGCCGCTGTAATGGCGAGCGTACAGTCGCCGACATAGTCGCTGATCTTGAACTGGCTTTCAACACCACTGCTTTAGCGCCGCAAGTCAATGACATGCTGCAGGAAGGAATGCGTCGTGGCTGGATTACTTGA
- the pqqE gene encoding pyrroloquinoline quinone biosynthesis protein PqqE — protein sequence MTCCRKECVVAGLLDISNPEPASPAVIAPPLWLLVELTYRCPLHCVFCYNPTQHARLQEEMTTAQWVDVMRQARALGAAQLGFSGGEPLLREDLEELVQEARHLGFYTNLITSGVGFTEARARRLKDAGLDHIQLSFQDSTRELNDFLSSTKTFDLKQRVARLIKQHDWPMVLNCVLHRHNLPHVDKIIEMALALDAEFLELANTQYYGWAWVNRDQLMPTHEQLIEAEAVVNRYREQINNRCRILFVVPDYFEERPKACMNGWGSVFLAIAPDGVALPCHNARNLPGLQLPRVQDQSLAEIWTRSNAFNAYRGEDWMQAPCRDCDERKKDFGGCRCQAFQITGDATNADPVCSKSPHHEKVIQLVKQAPVMREQPIIFRTDAASRLLHPEL from the coding sequence ATGACATGCTGCAGGAAGGAATGCGTCGTGGCTGGATTACTTGATATTTCAAACCCGGAACCAGCCAGCCCAGCCGTGATTGCACCACCGCTGTGGTTGCTCGTCGAGCTTACCTACCGCTGCCCGCTGCATTGCGTGTTTTGCTACAACCCGACTCAACATGCGCGTTTGCAAGAAGAAATGACAACCGCTCAATGGGTGGATGTGATGCGCCAAGCACGCGCATTGGGTGCCGCGCAGTTGGGATTTTCGGGCGGTGAGCCTTTGCTGCGAGAAGACTTAGAAGAGCTGGTGCAAGAAGCTAGGCACCTAGGGTTTTATACCAACTTAATCACCTCTGGCGTGGGTTTTACAGAGGCCAGAGCGCGGCGTTTAAAAGATGCTGGACTGGACCATATACAGCTGTCGTTTCAGGACTCTACTCGCGAGTTGAATGATTTTTTAAGTTCGACTAAAACCTTTGATCTCAAGCAGCGTGTGGCCCGCTTGATTAAGCAACATGACTGGCCAATGGTGCTCAACTGCGTGCTGCATCGGCACAACCTGCCGCATGTCGACAAAATCATAGAGATGGCGTTGGCGCTAGATGCTGAGTTTTTAGAACTCGCCAATACCCAGTACTACGGCTGGGCTTGGGTAAACCGTGACCAACTGATGCCAACCCACGAGCAGCTCATAGAGGCCGAGGCGGTGGTTAATCGTTACCGAGAACAAATTAATAATCGCTGCCGAATTTTGTTCGTCGTGCCGGATTATTTTGAAGAACGCCCAAAAGCTTGTATGAATGGTTGGGGTTCAGTGTTTTTAGCGATTGCGCCCGACGGCGTAGCGTTGCCTTGCCACAATGCTCGCAACTTGCCGGGTTTGCAATTACCCCGCGTGCAGGATCAGTCGCTGGCTGAAATCTGGACGCGCAGCAACGCATTTAACGCCTACCGCGGCGAAGATTGGATGCAAGCGCCATGCCGGGATTGTGATGAGCGCAAAAAAGACTTTGGTGGCTGCCGCTGCCAAGCGTTTCAAATCACTGGCGATGCGACCAATGCCGACCCAGTGTGCAGCAAATCGCCGCACCATGAAAAAGTCATACAGCTGGTCAAGCAAGCACCGGTTATGCGCGAGCAGCCGATTATTTTTCGCACGGATGCGGCTTCGCGTTTGCTCCATCCCGAGCTTTGA
- a CDS encoding ABC transporter permease, translating to MTTNDNDNDNYSAARLPHLARALRAVVGRELNKFLRQPSRLASALVRPLLWFVVFSAGFHNVFGVSIVPPYETYVTYQVYMVPGLLAMVALFNGMQSSLSMVYDREMGVMRLLLTAPLPRGWLLAFKLLAGTCLSVLQMLVFLLIALVFGVDLIWQNLPVMFLAMVSGATLLAAMGLMLSVYIKQLENFAGTMNFVIFPMFFISPALFPLWKLEESGAWWLLKIAQFNPFTHVVEAIRFAMYGQFNLLSWSVVVLGSMGFFALAWWGYDPQRGWIKKRGAA from the coding sequence ATGACTACAAACGACAACGACAACGACAACTACAGCGCAGCACGCCTGCCGCACTTGGCCAGAGCTTTGCGTGCGGTCGTCGGCCGAGAGCTGAATAAATTTCTACGCCAACCATCCCGTTTAGCCTCAGCGCTGGTGCGGCCTTTGCTGTGGTTTGTGGTTTTCTCAGCTGGTTTTCACAATGTCTTTGGCGTATCAATTGTTCCGCCTTATGAGACCTATGTGACCTATCAGGTCTATATGGTGCCGGGACTGCTGGCCATGGTGGCGCTGTTTAACGGCATGCAGAGCTCGCTATCCATGGTCTACGACCGCGAGATGGGCGTTATGCGCCTGTTACTAACCGCGCCCCTGCCGCGTGGCTGGCTGCTGGCTTTTAAACTGCTTGCGGGCACTTGTTTGTCAGTTCTGCAGATGCTGGTGTTTTTGCTGATCGCACTGGTCTTTGGTGTAGATTTGATTTGGCAGAATCTGCCGGTGATGTTTTTAGCCATGGTGAGCGGCGCAACGCTACTCGCCGCGATGGGTTTGATGCTGTCGGTCTACATCAAGCAATTAGAAAATTTCGCCGGCACTATGAACTTCGTGATTTTTCCGATGTTCTTCATCAGTCCAGCATTGTTTCCACTTTGGAAGCTTGAGGAATCAGGCGCTTGGTGGCTGTTAAAAATTGCCCAATTCAATCCCTTCACACATGTGGTTGAAGCGATTCGTTTCGCCATGTACGGCCAGTTCAACTTGTTGTCTTGGAGCGTGGTGGTACTGGGTAGTATGGGATTTTTTGCACTCGCTTGGTGGGGCTATGACCCGCAGCGCGGCTGGATTAAAAAGCGCGGCGCGGCTTGA
- a CDS encoding ABC transporter substrate-binding protein, producing the protein MARKIAQRMAGAIADSGLRLKSVALSVLTAFTAITAVSALTLQTAHAAPLKSVTIAVIGLSQDPRYERHELENAYPGHPQGRPITAARMAIEDTAMELQMQGTQLKILDILLPNAQAMPAALVQLKAAGIHHLLADLPIEPLLQLAASAPAALDGAMIFNISLEDDSLRGAQCAADLLHTLPSSQMRSDALAQYLAARNWRKLLVLQGPLPQDSLQGQALQRSAKRYGLNLLQTKAFKLSTDPRERDMANTRLLTGDREHEIVAVVDSVGEFARTLPYATQWPRPVVGSSGLMALAWHPQWERYGGPQLSKRFEKLAMRPMQGHDWAAWVAVKAVTAVLVEDPKASIAQQLKSLRGGKVALDGTKGRRLSFRAWDGQLRQPVFLAHGDGVVGLAPIEGVLHPTEVLDTLGMDEKESACKQRS; encoded by the coding sequence ATGGCGCGCAAAATCGCGCAGCGTATGGCAGGCGCCATAGCCGATTCAGGCCTCAGGCTAAAAAGCGTGGCGCTCAGCGTTTTGACGGCTTTTACTGCCATCACCGCAGTGTCTGCTTTGACACTGCAAACAGCGCACGCAGCACCACTTAAAAGCGTGACTATAGCGGTCATAGGCTTGAGTCAAGACCCGCGCTACGAGCGTCACGAGTTAGAAAACGCCTACCCCGGCCACCCACAGGGCAGGCCCATCACCGCAGCGCGCATGGCCATTGAAGACACGGCCATGGAATTGCAAATGCAAGGCACGCAGTTAAAAATACTCGACATCCTGCTGCCCAATGCTCAGGCCATGCCAGCAGCGCTTGTCCAACTAAAAGCCGCCGGCATTCATCACCTGCTGGCTGATCTGCCGATAGAGCCGCTGTTGCAACTGGCCGCCAGCGCGCCCGCCGCATTGGACGGCGCCATGATTTTTAATATCAGCTTAGAAGACGACAGCCTGCGCGGTGCGCAGTGCGCTGCCGACTTATTGCACACCTTACCGAGTAGCCAAATGCGCAGCGATGCACTGGCCCAATATTTGGCGGCGCGCAATTGGCGCAAGCTGCTGGTGCTGCAAGGCCCACTGCCGCAAGACAGCTTGCAAGGCCAAGCATTGCAGCGCTCAGCAAAGCGCTATGGCCTGAACCTGCTTCAAACCAAAGCGTTCAAACTCAGCACCGATCCGCGCGAGCGTGACATGGCCAACACCCGCTTGTTGACCGGAGACCGCGAACACGAAATCGTAGCCGTCGTCGACAGCGTAGGCGAATTTGCACGCACTTTGCCTTACGCCACACAGTGGCCCAGACCGGTAGTGGGCAGCAGCGGCTTGATGGCGCTGGCTTGGCATCCGCAGTGGGAACGCTACGGCGGCCCACAGCTGTCTAAGCGTTTTGAAAAACTCGCCATGCGGCCCATGCAAGGCCACGACTGGGCGGCTTGGGTAGCGGTGAAAGCGGTAACCGCCGTGCTGGTGGAAGACCCGAAAGCGAGCATTGCGCAGCAGCTCAAAAGCTTGCGCGGCGGCAAAGTGGCATTGGACGGCACCAAAGGTCGTCGCCTGAGTTTTCGCGCTTGGGATGGCCAGTTGCGTCAGCCAGTCTTTCTCGCCCACGGTGACGGCGTAGTAGGCCTAGCACCGATTGAAGGCGTGCTGCATCCGACCGAAGTATTAGACACGCTGGGTATGGACGAGAAAGAATCGGCATGCAAACAAAGATCATGA
- a CDS encoding PQQ-dependent catabolism-associated beta-propeller protein → MNYLPQAELKTSSPRPPFSVSWLGLLLTAALSASLSAAHAAPVANRVYVSVEKDNRIQVFDTQGQRLAAIEVCKRPRHMRFSQDHHLIYVACGESNQIGIVDVASAKMTGTIAVGDSPEIFDFSPDGKTAYLTTEDDSAMSAYDLKTKAKLFEVKTGGEPEGILVMPDGKSAYVTSEAANAVHWIDLTKRSITSNIRVGKRPRRFMLSADSKELWVSNELSSNVSVLSTADNKLKDTLDFSIKGMRASDITPVGMALSPDGKTVWISLGRANHVAEVDSATHKVRNTILVGKRAWGLAVHPDGKILYVLNGLSDDMTIVDTVTSKAIRTVAVGRVPHSVLVQP, encoded by the coding sequence ATGAATTATTTGCCTCAAGCCGAGTTAAAGACATCTTCACCTCGTCCACCGTTTTCTGTGTCCTGGCTGGGCCTGTTGCTAACCGCAGCCCTCTCAGCAAGCCTTAGCGCAGCGCATGCAGCGCCGGTTGCCAACCGGGTTTATGTGTCGGTGGAAAAAGACAACCGCATTCAAGTTTTTGACACGCAAGGCCAACGCTTAGCAGCGATCGAAGTTTGCAAACGACCGCGTCACATGCGCTTTAGCCAAGACCACCACTTAATTTACGTAGCTTGCGGCGAGAGCAACCAAATCGGCATTGTTGATGTGGCTAGCGCGAAAATGACCGGCACTATTGCAGTTGGCGATAGTCCTGAGATTTTCGACTTCAGTCCAGACGGCAAAACCGCCTACCTCACGACTGAAGACGACAGCGCCATGAGCGCTTACGACCTAAAAACCAAAGCCAAGTTATTCGAGGTTAAAACCGGTGGCGAGCCAGAAGGTATTTTGGTCATGCCAGACGGCAAGAGTGCCTATGTGACCTCAGAAGCTGCCAACGCAGTTCACTGGATTGACCTGACTAAGCGCAGCATCACCAGCAACATCCGTGTGGGCAAAAGGCCGCGCCGCTTTATGCTCAGCGCTGACAGCAAAGAGCTATGGGTGAGTAACGAGCTGAGTTCAAACGTAAGTGTACTTAGTACCGCAGACAACAAACTCAAAGACACGCTGGACTTCAGTATCAAAGGCATGCGTGCGAGCGACATCACACCAGTTGGCATGGCGCTCAGCCCTGACGGCAAAACCGTTTGGATCAGTCTGGGTCGGGCCAATCATGTGGCGGAAGTCGACAGTGCCACACACAAAGTGCGCAACACTATTTTGGTCGGCAAACGGGCTTGGGGCTTGGCGGTTCACCCGGACGGAAAAATACTCTATGTGCTCAATGGATTGTCTGACGATATGACGATTGTCGACACCGTTACCTCCAAAGCGATTCGCACCGTAGCCGTCGGCCGCGTGCCGCACAGCGTGTTGGTGCAACCTTGA
- a CDS encoding ATP-binding cassette domain-containing protein — MSLPNTSNSLSQQPLLKVIALHKSYAGKPALAGVSLQLFSGEMLALLGQNGSGKSTLMQLLTGLFSPDSGSIEVLGHNILSHASQALSGLGVVFQQTALDLDLSVQANLLFHTDLHGLPRKLAKQRIAQGLGLFDLAEQAGAVVRSLSGGTRRKIELVRAVLHRPRVLLMDEATVGLDPGSRQQMLKAVKTLAKDSQVAVLWATHLMEEIELADRVLFLKAGQVLFDGGVDDFKTQELGRDYINNPSAKA, encoded by the coding sequence ATGTCTTTACCCAACACCTCTAATTCGCTTAGTCAGCAGCCCTTACTCAAGGTCATTGCGTTGCATAAATCTTATGCTGGTAAACCAGCACTTGCCGGTGTGAGTTTGCAACTTTTCTCCGGCGAGATGCTGGCACTGCTAGGTCAAAATGGATCGGGGAAATCAACTCTGATGCAGCTTTTGACTGGCCTGTTTAGTCCCGACAGCGGCAGTATTGAAGTGCTGGGTCACAACATACTGAGCCACGCCAGCCAAGCGCTTTCTGGGCTGGGTGTGGTGTTCCAGCAAACTGCACTCGATCTCGATTTGTCCGTGCAAGCGAATTTGCTTTTTCACACCGACTTGCACGGACTGCCGCGCAAGTTAGCCAAGCAGCGTATCGCGCAAGGTCTTGGTCTTTTTGATTTGGCTGAGCAAGCTGGCGCTGTGGTGCGCTCTTTGTCGGGCGGCACGCGGCGCAAGATAGAACTGGTGCGCGCAGTGTTGCACCGTCCACGTGTTTTGCTGATGGATGAAGCCACCGTAGGCCTTGACCCCGGCTCACGTCAGCAAATGCTAAAAGCCGTCAAAACATTGGCAAAGGACAGCCAAGTGGCAGTGCTTTGGGCGACTCACTTGATGGAGGAAATCGAGCTGGCTGATAGGGTGCTTTTTCTCAAAGCCGGGCAGGTGTTGTTTGATGGCGGTGTTGATGATTTCAAAACGCAAGAACTCGGCCGTGATTACATCAATAATCCCAGCGCCAAAGCATAA